The DNA window taaataattttattaaagtttataGCTATATTCTAGCatacaattaaaatgataCCTGTAAGTAATCCAATAATTTTCCTAAAGGATTTGTTGCACGAGTTAACATCTGTATCGTACTCCGTAATTTATCAATTTCCTTAATCGCTGCCTCATGCTCGTGTTTTGTACCCACCTCCCATGCCTAAATTCATAAGAACatctatatttcataaaatcctTTGTAAAGCGTATAATTAACATAAACATAACTAAGAACATCCTACAATATCAACTTTTTTTGGTAAAACATCCACATTATCAGTATTGACCAATTCTCTTTGAGTTTCCAAAATTTGTGCTACAAGATGTCCATGTTCTTGAGTTAATTCATAGTCAATTTTATAATTGCTAATATTCTCTAAAGTTGTTTCAATGCTTCCTTTGTTTTCTACAATCAccatatcttcattatcattgtcttttatatttgtattttcaatTATCACACTAATATTTCCCATAGGTGTACTAAAaccaaaatatattattttctatataaatattgttttattaataatatatatttgaatgtttggttaatgtatatatttactaccTTATTTCTTCATTAAGAATCAGGTcagtttttcctttcattttagGAGCAGCGGGTCTTGCACTACTTGGCCTGGCAGTAGGTGGACGTAACAATGTTCTTGATTTAATCATATTTTGTTCTTGTTCActattaaatttatgtttCTGTAAATTTGATGCATGAATAATTGAATTGTCATGTTCTGCTTGCTGCAAATCATCACTTATATTTCCGTATGTTGATTCATATTCTGTTTCTAACTTTTCCTCATCTGTAGTCTCTattgattttttgtttgtagatattgtttctgatatttttattgattctttAAACTCACTTCCTTGTTTTGATAGGACTCGTTTTGTTCTACTTGTAGATTCCTTTCTCTGAGTGTATTCATCTGATTTCTTGtctgtatttatatttgttgaaagtttgcttgtttttatttctgtgGGAACTACGGAAGATATATGATCCTGTTTCTGTTTAGTTATAGCAGAAgaatgttttgttttttgtattACGGAAGATAGCTCATCTTCAAGTggctatataaaataatattgtatttataatttaacattaaatatagcaaaaaatattagctagtttaaaaaaagattaccTCAACTGGTGGAATATTTACATCATTActcttttcaatattattctcttgAATTTCTTGTTCTATTATATTACTACTTTTATTGATGCTATTTtcttgattattttcttcttttatttttgactCAACTTTTCCTACgctagaaaatttcttttgtaatcCAGAtgcatgtttttctttttcagttgATTTTCTTGTTTGCGATACCTGCCTAGATGTCTTTTTAGCAATATCATCTTTAGATGTTCTTAATTTTGTTCCTCCTTTTGACTTCTTttgtaaactttttttataatgttcaATTGCCTCTACACTGTTTacctaatttaattatatatatatatatatatatatattactacaaAACATCAtcctataaaattaaatcatacttaaatatgtttaaaaatattttacttttttatcaaGAGCTTTTCCAATAGCTTGTAAAAGTTCATTTGTTTTAGTCGCTTCTTGTCCAGAAACTATTTTACTTGCTCTTACTGTTAGATTATTTCCAGATATTAattctaaaatataattttatgtataaatataatgttttcaAAATATGAATAGATTTTACTGAGTTTTATAGAATAGTTTATTTCCTAGAACTTACTAACAACGTCTATAAGTTTTGTTAAATATGCTACTTTTGACTCTTTGTCTTTTATATTGTctgaatttaattctttttctgtgAATAAACCTTCTAAGAAACCAGTCTCCTTTATTatctgaaagaaaataatcagtacaattaatataatatttactgacaatcaaagaaaacataacaagaaaaagacaaattataaaaataaaaaagaattttaataatgattctaAGAACACAtacaattgatataatatcgtGAAGAAATCTAAAGGGCGGTTTCCTTAACAATTTTTCGGTTAATGGCggctttttaaaatattttccaagtAAATCTtgcgttttttttattacttctggCTTCACGTCGTCTGCCATAgctaaatattgttaaattcaTACGGAAAACTGTGAAAGTATTCAAACTATTCTGCTTAAAATCTTAATAAAACTTTTGTGGATATATAGAGTTGCTTAGCAACAACCACGTGGTTAAAAGTCAAATAACTAATCTTTACGGCTTCCAAGGACTCTTGTAATTTGTTCccgtttatttttatctttctttaatattacatattttcaaTAGTATAGAGTTTAtgaaatcataaaatatatactatgtatgtatattttatattcgtatcAAAATATATCGTAGATTTTATTGgccaataaattattataataatagatagcAATCAATAAAAAGGATCACAAATGtatatagtttatttattaaaatcctGACATACACTTTAATAACTATCacattttttgtattatcatcATATCAAAATAAACTATGTAGTTCTTCCGGATCCgctttttcataaattaaaaaatttgtatggATCATAAATAAGCATGTAATAAAAGCAttcttatgatatatatatatatattgttttatattaaataattataagattaatatctattattaaaaatagcaTGAAATGTTGCAACGACTtacaacaattattaatacttttacaaTCGAATGTATTTCTATTACCATAGTTAtgcttctaattattattaccatatattaaattattattattttaatttttcgatatctcattaataatattcaacaAAAAGCAAATTTAAACACTCTGCCTTTTATTTCATCAAAACAAAATAcggtatattttattatgtatataatgtatgtatgcataacatatatataatttatacttaaTTGGATGATGTAACTTGATCGGCTAACCTAACTCTAATagaattttaaagattttatgtGTACTTGTGATGTAATGATTGTTATTCAaaagtataaatttttattatatacattaatgtgattgtctttatctctttaGAATCATGACTGTCTTTAGTTTTAATAAcgagaaaatcaaagaaaatttattagataataaagTGGATGagcagaaagaaaataagataaacgataaaaatcaaaataaaaaatttgataagaaTGCTTCTACGATAGACAATTCAGTAGATGATGCGAATTGGGGTTATGATTTATATCctgaaagaaagggaagatatAAACCCACATTTTTTAGGAAATTAATAggcgaaggaaaagaagagataaccAGACTAAAATGTGAAGGAAATGTGTACAAATGCATTAAAAATAGTATGTTCTTTATGTCTTATGCTATAATTTTTGCttctgtattatttattatctattgtattattgattaaaatgTCTTATATTACTTAGGTCAATTAGTACAACTTATGATGGCAGCATTAAAAAGCTCAGGATGGTAggtaattttatcaatatatatattgaattactataattatttttatattttgacgCAATATCAAAATCTAATTTCATAATCACTGCGAAATTTAATCTAGATATTAAAGTAATGAATTGTTTCAAACTATAGTGAAATTGATATGCGTCGTCATATTTCTTGTGAAATATGTGATTATTCTGTAAGAGGTGGCTATGATGCACAACTTAATCaggtaaatattaaaataatatggaCATAAAATTCTATAATTCTAAAATAACATTTAGCTCTAAAtaggtaaatataaaaaaagtagatgtgtgttttattaatattttgtgaCTATGCATTACAATTTTAGATTGTTGTATGCCAAAATACTGCTCGCAGTGAATCAAAAGTACAAGGTGTATTAGCTCATGAAATGATACATATGTTTGATTACTGTCGTAATAAATTGGATTTTAAGAACATTGATCATTTAGCTTGCACAGAAATAAGAGCAGCCAATCTTGTACATTGTAGTTTTATGAGTGCCATGATTCAAGGAACTGCTTCTccatttcatataaaaaaagctCATCAAgtatgaattatataattacatagtATCAATAACTATTTACATCATAGacacataatacatatattttattgtgattaatttaataataatttacgtaGGATTGTGTAAAGAACATGGCAACAGCTTCTATAATGGGAGTACGTAAAGTAACAGAACAAGAAGCTAAAATAGCaatagaaaaagtttttcCCATGTGTTATAATGATTTAGAGCCAATTGGAAGACGTATTCGTAGAAACTCTTTGGATATTAGTAGAGCATATATGGAAGCTCCActttatggatatatatatgatcattAATAGATTATCTTCAAAGAACTTATTTTTAAAGTACACatgtaaaatcaatttaacatataaaaagCAACTACTACAGtttcttcaatattattatttctataagaatatattatattaccaatattgtaaataattataaataaattatgttattattaaacactttaagtttcaaaaataatttttaaccgAAATATATCATGAAATATTACGGGATCATATAATATGACATAACTATTTTAATCTTTTGAATTGAAAAAATCTTGCTAAGTCATGATAGTTAGATAAGTTGGATTAATTgtgaaatattaatcattttattttatatatattttacattacatttcacaattattttaataaagaaattttgtcATTATTCCACATTGCTTATCAAACGCAAAAAATTATCatgaataatttgttatatattaaagaataattatttttgtcacaatgttaaaatatttaaatgccAATAATGTAGAAAAGAGATAATTTGTTATTGGTTGCTTTTTAAAACGTTTTAATTTAGGTTCTCTTGAAGATTTCTTTGCAGAACTAATGTACCAGACcattctttaaatatatgtatccaAAGGTACGAAAATTACATCTTCAAAActtgcttttattattctatatacaATTTCAGCCTTTGCGAGGAAgatgtaatttttatgataattcaCGATCTATTGAACAGATTGGCTGGTTGCTACTTATTTGAAGTGTTttcattagaataattattatggaaaaatttttttaaccacaatgataaattatgtactatattgaaaatatgatGAACTTGATATCATCTTTCAGACTGTCACAAATGTAACTGTATCCATATCGTTAAGTTCATATACTTTTAATCCTTTTGACTGCATATAACACTTGAAGATGCTTAATTAAAAAACTTCATTAACTAAACGAAAGATTGATGAAATGGTACACATTCTtaaatctctcttttctctgcaAGTATCGTACATTTTGagctcaatattttttatagta is part of the Vespa crabro chromosome 8, iyVesCrab1.2, whole genome shotgun sequence genome and encodes:
- the LOC124425861 gene encoding TRAF3-interacting protein 1 isoform X1; its protein translation is MADDVKPEVIKKTQDLLGKYFKKPPLTEKLLRKPPFRFLHDIISIIIKETGFLEGLFTEKELNSDNIKDKESKVAYLTKLIDVVKLISGNNLTVRASKIVSGQEATKTNELLQAIGKALDKKVNSVEAIEHYKKSLQKKSKGGTKLRTSKDDIAKKTSRQVSQTRKSTEKEKHASGLQKKFSSVGKVESKIKEENNQENSINKSSNIIEQEIQENNIEKSNDVNIPPVEPLEDELSSVIQKTKHSSAITKQKQDHISSVVPTEIKTSKLSTNINTDKKSDEYTQRKESTSRTKRVLSKQGSEFKESIKISETISTNKKSIETTDEEKLETEYESTYGNISDDLQQAEHDNSIIHASNLQKHKFNSEQEQNMIKSRTLLRPPTARPSSARPAAPKMKGKTDLILNEEISTPMGNISVIIENTNIKDNDNEDMVIVENKGSIETTLENISNYKIDYELTQEHGHLVAQILETQRELVNTDNVDVLPKKVDIAWEVGTKHEHEAAIKEIDKLRSTIQMLTRATNPLGKLLDYLQEDIEMMQKELHDWRSQYNQLSKQLEKEQIRTQEIIDPMQMTLKEIDNNIQDQLNKIYQAKARIIKNNQKIQRLLNGDI
- the LOC124425861 gene encoding TRAF3-interacting protein 1 isoform X2; translation: MIIKETGFLEGLFTEKELNSDNIKDKESKVAYLTKLIDVVKLISGNNLTVRASKIVSGQEATKTNELLQAIGKALDKKVNSVEAIEHYKKSLQKKSKGGTKLRTSKDDIAKKTSRQVSQTRKSTEKEKHASGLQKKFSSVGKVESKIKEENNQENSINKSSNIIEQEIQENNIEKSNDVNIPPVEPLEDELSSVIQKTKHSSAITKQKQDHISSVVPTEIKTSKLSTNINTDKKSDEYTQRKESTSRTKRVLSKQGSEFKESIKISETISTNKKSIETTDEEKLETEYESTYGNISDDLQQAEHDNSIIHASNLQKHKFNSEQEQNMIKSRTLLRPPTARPSSARPAAPKMKGKTDLILNEEISTPMGNISVIIENTNIKDNDNEDMVIVENKGSIETTLENISNYKIDYELTQEHGHLVAQILETQRELVNTDNVDVLPKKVDIAWEVGTKHEHEAAIKEIDKLRSTIQMLTRATNPLGKLLDYLQEDIEMMQKELHDWRSQYNQLSKQLEKEQIRTQEIIDPMQMTLKEIDNNIQDQLNKIYQAKARIIKNNQKIQRLLNGDI
- the LOC124425864 gene encoding mitochondrial inner membrane protease ATP23 homolog; amino-acid sequence: MYIIIMTVFSFNNEKIKENLLDNKVDEQKENKINDKNQNKKFDKNASTIDNSVDDANWGYDLYPERKGRYKPTFFRKLIGEGKEEITRLKCEGNVYKCIKNSQLVQLMMAALKSSGCEIDMRRHISCEICDYSVRGGYDAQLNQIVVCQNTARSESKVQGVLAHEMIHMFDYCRNKLDFKNIDHLACTEIRAANLVHCSFMSAMIQGTASPFHIKKAHQDCVKNMATASIMGVRKVTEQEAKIAIEKVFPMCYNDLEPIGRRIRRNSLDISRAYMEAPLYGYIYDH